The Laspinema palackyanum D2c nucleotide sequence ATCTGGGTTCTTGCACTAAAGTAATAACTGCCACGTTGATGGGGATATTGCTAGAAACCGGCACAACGTTGCAATGGCAAACTACCCTGCAAAAGCTGCACTCACCGCCTTCGGTTGACAAAGCAAATGTAGACAGAAGTAGCTATGCATCCCACATTCCGCAGGTAAAATAGGAGAGTTGAGGAATATTTTAAAACCATGACAGACATAGCATCTGACATCATA carries:
- a CDS encoding serine hydrolase codes for the protein MENLQSILESIQPTYKLPALAVALVTSEGMSAIAAVGDRKYGSGIPLTVGDRFHLGSCTKVITATLMGILLETGTTLQWQTTLQKLHSPPSVDKANVDRSSYASHIPQVK